Proteins co-encoded in one Phycodurus eques isolate BA_2022a chromosome 14, UOR_Pequ_1.1, whole genome shotgun sequence genomic window:
- the LOC133412716 gene encoding regulator of G-protein signaling 6-like isoform X1, translating to MAEGSKERVLVDITDPDEDSPNMIIYRKIEDIVTRIQDENAGGVAIRTVKSFLSKIPSVVSGADIVQWLMKNLSIDDPAEAIHLGSLIAAHGYIFPISDHVLALKDDGTLYRFQSPYFWPSNCWEPENTDYAIYLCKRTMQNKARLELADYEAWLTIAVVVKARNECIIELSISKENLSRLQRAFARKWEFIFMQAEAQVKIDRKKDKVDRKVLDSQERAFWDVHRPVPGCVNMTDMDIRKCRREKNPHRVKKSVYGVPDDSQSQPSPVHISSPPARKLTQEDVEKEITFLNIQLGRHCMKVSKVADSLMGYTEQFMEYDPLVSAIEPSNPWIGDDTSFWDVEASHDPTQQRVKKWGFSLEEALKDPAGRDQFLKFLESEFSSENLRFWLAVQDLKRQPLQDVPSRAQEIWQEFLAEGAPSSVNLDSHSYERASQNLKDPGRYSFEDAQEHIFTLMKSDSYARFLRSSIYQDLLFARKKQQPADPEQGRRTSLEKFTRSVGKSLTGKRLSGLMQSS from the exons ATGGCAGAAGGCTCCAAAGAGCGCGTTCTCGTGGACATCACAGATCCAGATGAGGACTCTCCAAACATGATCATCTACAGAAAG ATTGAGGACATTGTCACAAGAATACAAGATGAGAACGCGGGAGGTGTCGCCATCCGGACTGTCAAAAGCTTCCTGTCCAAGATCCCCAGTGTGGTATCAG GGGCGGACATTGTTCAGTGGCTGATGAAAAACCTGTCTATAGACGATCCAG CTGAGGCCATCCACTTGGGAAGTCTGATTGCTGCTCACGGCTACATCTTCCCAATCTCTGACCACGTCCTCGCGCTCAAAGATGACGGCACTCTTTACCGCTTTCAG TCTCCATACTTCTGGCCTTCAAACTGCTGGGAGCCTGAGAACACAGACTATG CCATCTACCTGTGCAAGCGCACGATGCAGAACAAGGCCAGGCTGGAGTTAGCTGACTATGAGGCT TGGTTGACAATCGCCGTCGTAGTCAAAGCAAGAAACGAATGCATCATTGAATTATCCATTTCCAAG GAGAATCTTTCCCGGCTGCAGAGGGCTTTCGCCAGGAAGTGGGAGTTCATCTTCATGCAGGCTGAAGCTCAAGTGAA AATCGACAGAAAGAAGGACAAGGTGGACAGGAAGGTCCTGGATAGCCAAGAGAGGGCCTTCTGGGATGTCCATCGACCAGTG CCAGGCTGCGTCAACATGACTGATATGGACATCCGCAAGTGTCGCAGAGAGAAGAACCCACACAGGGTGAAAAAG TCAGTCTACGGAGTGCCAGATGACAGCCAAAGCCAACCGAGTCCAGTCCACATCAGCTCTCCGCCAGCCAGAAAGCTCACCCAAGAGGACGTTGAGAAGGAG ATCACCTTCCTCAACATCCAACTGGGCCGACACTGCATGAAGGTTTCCAAAGTGGCCGACAGTCTGATGGGGTACACGGAGCAATTCATGGAGTACGACCCACTGGTGTCTGCTATCGAGCCCTCCAACCCCTGGATCGGCGACGACACCTCCTTCTGGGACGTGGAGGCAAG TCATGACCCGACCCAACAGAGAGTGAAGAAGTGGGGCTTCTCCTTGGAGGAAGCTCTTAAAGACCCAGCAGGAAGAGACCAGTTCCTGAAGTTCCTGGAGTCTGAGTTCAGCTCGGAGAACTTGCG GTTTTGGTTGGCAGTGCAGGATCTGAAGCGTCAGCCGCTGCAGGACGTCCCCTCCAGGGCGCAGGAGATCTGGCAGGAGTTTCTAGCCGAGGGAGCGCCGAGCTCAGTCAACCTGGACTCTCACAGCTATGAGCGCGCCAGCCAAAACCTGAAAGACCCCGGGCGCTACAGCTTTGAGGATGCTCAG GAGCACATATTCACACTCATGAAAAGTGACAGCTATGCACGCTTTTTGCGATCCAGCATCTACCAAGACCTCCTGTTTGCCAGAAAGAAG CAACAACCTGCAGACCCCGAACAAGGCCGCCGCACCTCCTTGGAGAAGTTCACCCGCAGTGTG GGCAAGTCATTGACGGGCAAACGTCTATCAGGCCTGATGCAGTCATCCTGA
- the LOC133412716 gene encoding regulator of G-protein signaling 6-like isoform X2 — MAEGSKERVLVDITDPDEDSPNMIIYRKIEDIVTRIQDENAGGVAIRTVKSFLSKIPSVVSGADIVQWLMKNLSIDDPAEAIHLGSLIAAHGYIFPISDHVLALKDDGTLYRFQSPYFWPSNCWEPENTDYAIYLCKRTMQNKARLELADYEAWLTIAVVVKARNECIIELSISKENLSRLQRAFARKWEFIFMQAEAQVKIDRKKDKVDRKVLDSQERAFWDVHRPVPGCVNMTDMDIRKCRREKNPHRVKKSVYGVPDDSQSQPSPVHISSPPARKLTQEDVEKEITFLNIQLGRHCMKVSKVADSLMGYTEQFMEYDPLVSAIEPSNPWIGDDTSFWDVEASHDPTQQRVKKWGFSLEEALKDPAGRDQFLKFLESEFSSENLRFWLAVQDLKRQPLQDVPSRAQEIWQEFLAEGAPSSVNLDSHSYERASQNLKDPGRYSFEDAQEHIFTLMKSDSYARFLRSSIYQDLLFARKKGKSLTGKRLSGLMQSS; from the exons ATGGCAGAAGGCTCCAAAGAGCGCGTTCTCGTGGACATCACAGATCCAGATGAGGACTCTCCAAACATGATCATCTACAGAAAG ATTGAGGACATTGTCACAAGAATACAAGATGAGAACGCGGGAGGTGTCGCCATCCGGACTGTCAAAAGCTTCCTGTCCAAGATCCCCAGTGTGGTATCAG GGGCGGACATTGTTCAGTGGCTGATGAAAAACCTGTCTATAGACGATCCAG CTGAGGCCATCCACTTGGGAAGTCTGATTGCTGCTCACGGCTACATCTTCCCAATCTCTGACCACGTCCTCGCGCTCAAAGATGACGGCACTCTTTACCGCTTTCAG TCTCCATACTTCTGGCCTTCAAACTGCTGGGAGCCTGAGAACACAGACTATG CCATCTACCTGTGCAAGCGCACGATGCAGAACAAGGCCAGGCTGGAGTTAGCTGACTATGAGGCT TGGTTGACAATCGCCGTCGTAGTCAAAGCAAGAAACGAATGCATCATTGAATTATCCATTTCCAAG GAGAATCTTTCCCGGCTGCAGAGGGCTTTCGCCAGGAAGTGGGAGTTCATCTTCATGCAGGCTGAAGCTCAAGTGAA AATCGACAGAAAGAAGGACAAGGTGGACAGGAAGGTCCTGGATAGCCAAGAGAGGGCCTTCTGGGATGTCCATCGACCAGTG CCAGGCTGCGTCAACATGACTGATATGGACATCCGCAAGTGTCGCAGAGAGAAGAACCCACACAGGGTGAAAAAG TCAGTCTACGGAGTGCCAGATGACAGCCAAAGCCAACCGAGTCCAGTCCACATCAGCTCTCCGCCAGCCAGAAAGCTCACCCAAGAGGACGTTGAGAAGGAG ATCACCTTCCTCAACATCCAACTGGGCCGACACTGCATGAAGGTTTCCAAAGTGGCCGACAGTCTGATGGGGTACACGGAGCAATTCATGGAGTACGACCCACTGGTGTCTGCTATCGAGCCCTCCAACCCCTGGATCGGCGACGACACCTCCTTCTGGGACGTGGAGGCAAG TCATGACCCGACCCAACAGAGAGTGAAGAAGTGGGGCTTCTCCTTGGAGGAAGCTCTTAAAGACCCAGCAGGAAGAGACCAGTTCCTGAAGTTCCTGGAGTCTGAGTTCAGCTCGGAGAACTTGCG GTTTTGGTTGGCAGTGCAGGATCTGAAGCGTCAGCCGCTGCAGGACGTCCCCTCCAGGGCGCAGGAGATCTGGCAGGAGTTTCTAGCCGAGGGAGCGCCGAGCTCAGTCAACCTGGACTCTCACAGCTATGAGCGCGCCAGCCAAAACCTGAAAGACCCCGGGCGCTACAGCTTTGAGGATGCTCAG GAGCACATATTCACACTCATGAAAAGTGACAGCTATGCACGCTTTTTGCGATCCAGCATCTACCAAGACCTCCTGTTTGCCAGAAAGAAG GGCAAGTCATTGACGGGCAAACGTCTATCAGGCCTGATGCAGTCATCCTGA
- the LOC133412716 gene encoding regulator of G-protein signaling 6-like isoform X3, which translates to MAEGSKERVLVDITDPDEDSPNMIIYRKIEDIVTRIQDENAGGVAIRTVKSFLSKIPSVVSGADIVQWLMKNLSIDDPAEAIHLGSLIAAHGYIFPISDHVLALKDDGTLYRFQSPYFWPSNCWEPENTDYAIYLCKRTMQNKARLELADYEAENLSRLQRAFARKWEFIFMQAEAQVKIDRKKDKVDRKVLDSQERAFWDVHRPVPGCVNMTDMDIRKCRREKNPHRVKKSVYGVPDDSQSQPSPVHISSPPARKLTQEDVEKEITFLNIQLGRHCMKVSKVADSLMGYTEQFMEYDPLVSAIEPSNPWIGDDTSFWDVEASHDPTQQRVKKWGFSLEEALKDPAGRDQFLKFLESEFSSENLRFWLAVQDLKRQPLQDVPSRAQEIWQEFLAEGAPSSVNLDSHSYERASQNLKDPGRYSFEDAQEHIFTLMKSDSYARFLRSSIYQDLLFARKKQQPADPEQGRRTSLEKFTRSVGKSLTGKRLSGLMQSS; encoded by the exons ATGGCAGAAGGCTCCAAAGAGCGCGTTCTCGTGGACATCACAGATCCAGATGAGGACTCTCCAAACATGATCATCTACAGAAAG ATTGAGGACATTGTCACAAGAATACAAGATGAGAACGCGGGAGGTGTCGCCATCCGGACTGTCAAAAGCTTCCTGTCCAAGATCCCCAGTGTGGTATCAG GGGCGGACATTGTTCAGTGGCTGATGAAAAACCTGTCTATAGACGATCCAG CTGAGGCCATCCACTTGGGAAGTCTGATTGCTGCTCACGGCTACATCTTCCCAATCTCTGACCACGTCCTCGCGCTCAAAGATGACGGCACTCTTTACCGCTTTCAG TCTCCATACTTCTGGCCTTCAAACTGCTGGGAGCCTGAGAACACAGACTATG CCATCTACCTGTGCAAGCGCACGATGCAGAACAAGGCCAGGCTGGAGTTAGCTGACTATGAGGCT GAGAATCTTTCCCGGCTGCAGAGGGCTTTCGCCAGGAAGTGGGAGTTCATCTTCATGCAGGCTGAAGCTCAAGTGAA AATCGACAGAAAGAAGGACAAGGTGGACAGGAAGGTCCTGGATAGCCAAGAGAGGGCCTTCTGGGATGTCCATCGACCAGTG CCAGGCTGCGTCAACATGACTGATATGGACATCCGCAAGTGTCGCAGAGAGAAGAACCCACACAGGGTGAAAAAG TCAGTCTACGGAGTGCCAGATGACAGCCAAAGCCAACCGAGTCCAGTCCACATCAGCTCTCCGCCAGCCAGAAAGCTCACCCAAGAGGACGTTGAGAAGGAG ATCACCTTCCTCAACATCCAACTGGGCCGACACTGCATGAAGGTTTCCAAAGTGGCCGACAGTCTGATGGGGTACACGGAGCAATTCATGGAGTACGACCCACTGGTGTCTGCTATCGAGCCCTCCAACCCCTGGATCGGCGACGACACCTCCTTCTGGGACGTGGAGGCAAG TCATGACCCGACCCAACAGAGAGTGAAGAAGTGGGGCTTCTCCTTGGAGGAAGCTCTTAAAGACCCAGCAGGAAGAGACCAGTTCCTGAAGTTCCTGGAGTCTGAGTTCAGCTCGGAGAACTTGCG GTTTTGGTTGGCAGTGCAGGATCTGAAGCGTCAGCCGCTGCAGGACGTCCCCTCCAGGGCGCAGGAGATCTGGCAGGAGTTTCTAGCCGAGGGAGCGCCGAGCTCAGTCAACCTGGACTCTCACAGCTATGAGCGCGCCAGCCAAAACCTGAAAGACCCCGGGCGCTACAGCTTTGAGGATGCTCAG GAGCACATATTCACACTCATGAAAAGTGACAGCTATGCACGCTTTTTGCGATCCAGCATCTACCAAGACCTCCTGTTTGCCAGAAAGAAG CAACAACCTGCAGACCCCGAACAAGGCCGCCGCACCTCCTTGGAGAAGTTCACCCGCAGTGTG GGCAAGTCATTGACGGGCAAACGTCTATCAGGCCTGATGCAGTCATCCTGA
- the LOC133412716 gene encoding regulator of G-protein signaling 6-like isoform X4: MAEGSKERVLVDITDPDEDSPNMIIYRKIEDIVTRIQDENAGGVAIRTVKSFLSKIPSVVSGADIVQWLMKNLSIDDPAEAIHLGSLIAAHGYIFPISDHVLALKDDGTLYRFQSPYFWPSNCWEPENTDYAIYLCKRTMQNKARLELADYEAENLSRLQRAFARKWEFIFMQAEAQVKIDRKKDKVDRKVLDSQERAFWDVHRPVPGCVNMTDMDIRKCRREKNPHRVKKSVYGVPDDSQSQPSPVHISSPPARKLTQEDVEKEITFLNIQLGRHCMKVSKVADSLMGYTEQFMEYDPLVSAIEPSNPWIGDDTSFWDVEASHDPTQQRVKKWGFSLEEALKDPAGRDQFLKFLESEFSSENLRFWLAVQDLKRQPLQDVPSRAQEIWQEFLAEGAPSSVNLDSHSYERASQNLKDPGRYSFEDAQEHIFTLMKSDSYARFLRSSIYQDLLFARKKGKSLTGKRLSGLMQSS; the protein is encoded by the exons ATGGCAGAAGGCTCCAAAGAGCGCGTTCTCGTGGACATCACAGATCCAGATGAGGACTCTCCAAACATGATCATCTACAGAAAG ATTGAGGACATTGTCACAAGAATACAAGATGAGAACGCGGGAGGTGTCGCCATCCGGACTGTCAAAAGCTTCCTGTCCAAGATCCCCAGTGTGGTATCAG GGGCGGACATTGTTCAGTGGCTGATGAAAAACCTGTCTATAGACGATCCAG CTGAGGCCATCCACTTGGGAAGTCTGATTGCTGCTCACGGCTACATCTTCCCAATCTCTGACCACGTCCTCGCGCTCAAAGATGACGGCACTCTTTACCGCTTTCAG TCTCCATACTTCTGGCCTTCAAACTGCTGGGAGCCTGAGAACACAGACTATG CCATCTACCTGTGCAAGCGCACGATGCAGAACAAGGCCAGGCTGGAGTTAGCTGACTATGAGGCT GAGAATCTTTCCCGGCTGCAGAGGGCTTTCGCCAGGAAGTGGGAGTTCATCTTCATGCAGGCTGAAGCTCAAGTGAA AATCGACAGAAAGAAGGACAAGGTGGACAGGAAGGTCCTGGATAGCCAAGAGAGGGCCTTCTGGGATGTCCATCGACCAGTG CCAGGCTGCGTCAACATGACTGATATGGACATCCGCAAGTGTCGCAGAGAGAAGAACCCACACAGGGTGAAAAAG TCAGTCTACGGAGTGCCAGATGACAGCCAAAGCCAACCGAGTCCAGTCCACATCAGCTCTCCGCCAGCCAGAAAGCTCACCCAAGAGGACGTTGAGAAGGAG ATCACCTTCCTCAACATCCAACTGGGCCGACACTGCATGAAGGTTTCCAAAGTGGCCGACAGTCTGATGGGGTACACGGAGCAATTCATGGAGTACGACCCACTGGTGTCTGCTATCGAGCCCTCCAACCCCTGGATCGGCGACGACACCTCCTTCTGGGACGTGGAGGCAAG TCATGACCCGACCCAACAGAGAGTGAAGAAGTGGGGCTTCTCCTTGGAGGAAGCTCTTAAAGACCCAGCAGGAAGAGACCAGTTCCTGAAGTTCCTGGAGTCTGAGTTCAGCTCGGAGAACTTGCG GTTTTGGTTGGCAGTGCAGGATCTGAAGCGTCAGCCGCTGCAGGACGTCCCCTCCAGGGCGCAGGAGATCTGGCAGGAGTTTCTAGCCGAGGGAGCGCCGAGCTCAGTCAACCTGGACTCTCACAGCTATGAGCGCGCCAGCCAAAACCTGAAAGACCCCGGGCGCTACAGCTTTGAGGATGCTCAG GAGCACATATTCACACTCATGAAAAGTGACAGCTATGCACGCTTTTTGCGATCCAGCATCTACCAAGACCTCCTGTTTGCCAGAAAGAAG GGCAAGTCATTGACGGGCAAACGTCTATCAGGCCTGATGCAGTCATCCTGA